The following proteins are co-located in the Brachybacterium sacelli genome:
- a CDS encoding NYN domain-containing protein, with protein MTDRTTYLLVDGENIDATLGISVLGRRPQPEERPRWNKLLHHAEVTWDQPVRGLFFLAVGDSLPSGFVQALIALGYKTIPLRGEGKVVDIAIQRTAEALASRPADVMLVSHDRDFVPQMEDLAAEVDRRTAVVGFREFMATDLQEIPGIEFHDLEYDVAAFTSRLPRVRIIDIDEFDPLEFI; from the coding sequence ATGACAGATCGCACCACGTACCTCCTGGTGGACGGCGAGAACATCGACGCCACGCTCGGCATCTCCGTCCTCGGGCGCCGCCCCCAGCCGGAGGAGCGGCCCCGCTGGAACAAGCTGCTCCATCACGCGGAGGTCACGTGGGACCAGCCCGTCCGGGGTCTGTTCTTCCTCGCCGTCGGCGACAGCCTGCCCTCCGGCTTCGTGCAGGCGCTGATCGCCCTCGGGTACAAGACCATCCCGCTGCGCGGCGAGGGCAAGGTCGTCGACATCGCCATCCAGCGCACCGCCGAGGCGCTCGCGTCCCGTCCGGCCGACGTCATGCTGGTCAGCCACGACCGCGACTTCGTCCCGCAGATGGAGGACCTGGCCGCGGAGGTCGACCGCCGCACCGCCGTGGTCGGCTTCCGCGAGTTCATGGCCACGGACCTGCAGGAGATCCCGGGGATCGAGTTCCACGACCTCGAGTACGACGTCGCGGCGTTCACCAGTCGGCTGCCGCGGGTGCGGATCATCGACATCGACGAGTTCGATCCGCTCGAGTTCATCTGA
- the fdhA gene encoding formaldehyde dehydrogenase, glutathione-independent, producing the protein MSSNRAVAYQGPGKVEVIDIDYPGYELKDGPGVNPDNVGRKLPHAAILKVVTTNICGSDQHMVRGRTTAPEGLVLGHEITGEVVETGPGVEFIVEGDLVSVPFNISCGRCVMCKTQRTEICLNVNPDRPGSAYGYVDMGGWVGGQAEYVLVPYADWNLLKFPDKDRAMEKILDLTMLSDIFPTGFHGAYTAGVGPGSSVYIAGAGPVGTAAAVGAQLLGAAVVIVADMNADRLANAERFGCETIDVSQEDPREGIARILGREEVDAGVDAVGFEARGHGKEAQEAPATVLNTLMDVTAAGGALGIPGLYVTGDPGGVDEAAQQGSLSLRLGLGWAKALSFTTGQCPVMTYHRRLMEAILHDKVRIADAVNATAISLDDAPQGYAAFDAGVAKKYVIDPHGMTGKVQAA; encoded by the coding sequence ATGTCCAGCAATCGCGCCGTCGCCTATCAGGGCCCGGGGAAGGTCGAGGTCATCGACATCGACTACCCCGGCTACGAGCTGAAGGACGGGCCGGGGGTCAACCCGGACAACGTCGGCAGGAAGCTGCCGCACGCTGCGATCCTCAAGGTGGTCACCACCAACATCTGCGGGTCGGACCAGCACATGGTGCGCGGCCGGACCACGGCACCCGAGGGTCTCGTGCTCGGCCACGAGATCACCGGCGAGGTGGTCGAGACCGGTCCCGGCGTCGAGTTCATCGTCGAGGGCGACCTCGTCTCGGTGCCCTTCAACATCTCCTGCGGACGCTGCGTCATGTGCAAGACGCAGCGCACCGAGATCTGCCTGAACGTCAATCCCGACCGCCCCGGCAGCGCCTACGGCTACGTGGACATGGGCGGCTGGGTCGGCGGCCAGGCCGAGTACGTGCTGGTCCCCTACGCCGACTGGAACCTGCTGAAGTTCCCCGACAAGGACCGGGCCATGGAGAAGATCCTCGATCTGACCATGCTCTCGGACATCTTCCCCACCGGGTTCCACGGGGCGTACACGGCGGGCGTGGGCCCCGGCTCCTCCGTGTACATCGCCGGTGCCGGTCCGGTGGGCACCGCGGCGGCCGTGGGTGCCCAGCTGCTCGGTGCCGCGGTGGTCATCGTGGCGGACATGAACGCCGATCGCCTCGCCAACGCCGAGCGGTTCGGCTGCGAGACGATCGACGTCTCCCAGGAGGACCCGCGCGAAGGCATCGCCCGCATCCTGGGCCGCGAGGAGGTCGACGCCGGCGTCGACGCCGTCGGCTTCGAGGCACGCGGCCACGGCAAGGAAGCTCAGGAGGCTCCGGCCACGGTGCTGAACACGCTCATGGACGTCACGGCGGCGGGAGGTGCGCTCGGCATCCCCGGCCTGTACGTCACCGGCGACCCGGGCGGGGTGGACGAGGCGGCCCAGCAGGGCTCACTGTCGCTGCGCCTCGGCCTGGGCTGGGCAAAGGCGCTGTCGTTCACCACCGGACAGTGCCCCGTGATGACCTACCACCGCCGGCTGATGGAGGCGATCCTGCACGACAAGGTGCGGATCGCCGACGCCGTGAACGCGACCGCGATCTCCCTGGACGACGCCCCGCAGGGCTATGCCGCCTTCGATGCGGGCGTGGCGAAGAAGTACGTCATCGACCCGCACGGCATGACCGGGAAGGTCCAGGCGGCATGA
- a CDS encoding SDR family NAD(P)-dependent oxidoreductase, with protein MPALTSASTLRQWLAHPEGRPLLEGLLDRAEVPADVRSQIASLPLQQLVDQSRGKLPQSVVDDLVRQVNGGELPAEEPPAAGAARFTGRTVIVTGAAGGIGAATVSRLAREGGRVIAVDLSEERLAEFAASRQGLDIIPVAGNITDQESIERIIDAAGDTIHGLANVAGINDDFSPLHETSDEMWDRVLDVNVTGTFKLTRAVLPAMMAASGGAIVNVASEAALRGGASGNAYTVSKHAVVGLTRSAAFMYGPHGIRVNAVAPGGVATGIPFPSSVSEAGSERLKPFQAQIPTVVPADDIAASITFLLSDDGVNLNGVVLPSDGGWSVQ; from the coding sequence ATGCCCGCTCTGACCTCCGCCTCCACCCTCCGCCAGTGGCTCGCCCACCCTGAGGGGCGACCGCTGCTCGAAGGGCTGCTCGATCGGGCCGAGGTCCCCGCCGACGTCCGCTCCCAGATCGCCTCGCTACCGCTGCAGCAGCTGGTCGATCAGAGCCGGGGGAAGCTCCCGCAGTCGGTCGTCGACGACCTCGTGCGCCAGGTCAACGGGGGCGAGCTGCCCGCCGAGGAGCCACCTGCGGCGGGCGCTGCTCGCTTCACGGGCAGGACCGTCATCGTCACGGGCGCCGCTGGTGGGATCGGCGCCGCCACCGTGAGCCGCCTCGCCCGCGAGGGAGGCCGCGTCATCGCCGTGGACCTCTCCGAGGAGAGGCTGGCCGAGTTCGCCGCCTCCCGGCAGGGCCTGGACATCATCCCGGTCGCCGGGAACATCACCGACCAGGAGTCGATCGAGAGGATCATCGACGCCGCCGGGGACACGATCCACGGCCTGGCGAACGTGGCCGGCATCAACGACGACTTCTCCCCGCTGCACGAGACCAGCGACGAGATGTGGGACCGGGTGCTCGACGTCAACGTCACGGGCACCTTCAAGCTCACCCGCGCCGTGCTGCCCGCGATGATGGCCGCCTCCGGCGGTGCGATCGTGAACGTCGCCAGCGAAGCGGCTCTGCGCGGCGGCGCCTCCGGCAACGCCTACACCGTCTCCAAGCACGCGGTCGTCGGCCTCACGCGGTCCGCGGCCTTCATGTACGGCCCTCATGGCATCCGCGTGAACGCCGTGGCCCCTGGCGGTGTCGCCACCGGGATCCCGTTCCCGTCGTCGGTGTCCGAGGCCGGTTCGGAGCGGCTGAAGCCGTTCCAGGCCCAGATCCCCACCGTCGTTCCCGCTGACGACATCGCCGCCTCGATCACCTTCCTGCTCTCCGATGACGGCGTGAACCTCAACGGGGTCGTGCTGCCCAGCGACGGTGGCTGGTCGGTGCAGTGA
- a CDS encoding NAD-dependent succinate-semialdehyde dehydrogenase has protein sequence MAGYTTTNPTTGRTDEEFAGLDDAGVQDALSRAHAAHPHWRGTPVQERAAVLERAADAYDDRRQELAELIATEMGKPLQQALGEVELAGSIYRWYATHGPDLLQPEQLDPQGAQESLVQTEPIGPLIGVMPWNYPYYQVARFVAPNLMAGNTILLKHAGICAASSEVMAQILYTAGVPEDAYVNLFVSHDQLADMIADPRIRGVSLTGSEKAGAAVAENAGRHLKKSVLELGGSDPLIVLEDARLEEVARIVATARLSNAGQACNSPKRLIVPHEMLDAFVATVVEVFENATLGDPLDEQVDVGPLSSVGARDGVVEQVERAVDQGATLHTGGEALEGDGAFMRPAVLTGVTQEMDAYAEEIFGPVAVIHGVGSVDEAVELANDVPFGLSGSVWGTDLSRAQEVADRLDVGMAYVNEHGTTLPGLPFGGVKRSGFGRELGRWGMGEFVNVRLRRTAVA, from the coding sequence ATGGCTGGATACACGACGACCAACCCGACCACGGGACGGACCGACGAGGAGTTCGCCGGACTCGACGACGCCGGAGTCCAGGACGCACTCTCCCGGGCCCACGCGGCCCACCCCCACTGGCGCGGCACCCCGGTGCAGGAGCGCGCGGCGGTCCTGGAGCGGGCCGCCGACGCCTACGACGACCGCCGCCAGGAACTCGCGGAGCTCATCGCCACGGAAATGGGCAAGCCGCTGCAGCAGGCCCTGGGCGAGGTCGAGCTCGCCGGCTCGATCTACCGGTGGTACGCCACCCACGGACCCGACCTGCTGCAGCCCGAGCAGCTGGACCCGCAGGGCGCCCAGGAATCGCTCGTGCAGACCGAGCCGATCGGACCGCTCATCGGCGTGATGCCCTGGAACTACCCCTACTACCAGGTGGCACGGTTCGTCGCGCCGAACCTGATGGCCGGCAACACCATCCTCCTCAAGCACGCGGGCATCTGCGCCGCTTCCTCCGAGGTCATGGCGCAGATCCTCTACACCGCCGGCGTCCCCGAGGACGCCTACGTCAATCTCTTCGTCTCCCACGACCAGCTCGCCGACATGATCGCCGACCCGCGGATCCGCGGCGTCTCGCTCACCGGCAGCGAGAAGGCCGGTGCCGCGGTCGCCGAGAACGCCGGACGGCACCTGAAGAAGTCCGTGCTCGAGCTCGGCGGCTCGGACCCGCTGATCGTGCTCGAGGACGCCCGCCTCGAGGAGGTCGCCCGGATCGTCGCCACGGCGCGACTGTCGAACGCGGGGCAGGCCTGCAACTCCCCCAAACGTCTGATCGTTCCCCACGAGATGCTGGACGCGTTCGTCGCGACCGTCGTCGAGGTCTTCGAGAACGCGACGCTCGGCGATCCGCTCGATGAGCAGGTCGACGTCGGGCCGCTGTCCTCCGTCGGCGCCCGCGACGGCGTCGTCGAGCAGGTCGAGCGGGCCGTGGACCAGGGGGCGACGCTCCACACCGGCGGGGAAGCGCTCGAGGGGGACGGGGCCTTCATGCGGCCCGCGGTGCTGACCGGGGTGACGCAGGAGATGGATGCCTATGCCGAGGAGATCTTCGGTCCGGTCGCGGTGATCCACGGCGTCGGCTCGGTCGACGAGGCCGTGGAGCTGGCCAACGACGTCCCCTTCGGGCTCAGCGGCTCCGTGTGGGGCACGGACCTCTCCCGGGCGCAGGAGGTCGCCGATCGCCTGGACGTCGGGATGGCCTACGTCAACGAGCACGGCACGACGCTGCCGGGTCTGCCCTTCGGCGGGGTGAAGCGCTCCGGGTTCGGCCGGGAGCTGGGCCGCTGGGGCATGGGCGAGTTCGTCAACGTCCGCCTCCGCCGCACCGCTGTGGCCTGA
- a CDS encoding MarR family winged helix-turn-helix transcriptional regulator, with the protein MSEDQDRTRAMQRIERLLVAISVRSLPRLVGSLLDAHLTVKQLKVLSALTGDESRTLSDLAGEFGVSLATMSGLVDKLVQRDLLERTADAADQRIRRLRLTALGRSVVAEIISPDPRLGDDVVAGLDTEELEALKIALDAVDRELRRLPD; encoded by the coding sequence GTGAGCGAGGACCAGGACCGCACCCGGGCGATGCAGCGGATCGAGCGACTGCTGGTCGCGATCTCCGTCCGGTCGCTGCCCCGCCTCGTGGGCTCCCTGCTGGATGCTCACCTCACCGTGAAGCAGCTCAAGGTGCTCTCAGCGCTCACAGGCGACGAGTCCCGCACCCTCAGTGACCTCGCCGGCGAGTTCGGGGTCTCGCTGGCGACGATGTCCGGCCTGGTGGACAAGCTCGTCCAGCGCGATCTCCTCGAGCGCACCGCCGACGCCGCGGACCAACGGATCAGGCGGCTGCGGCTGACGGCGCTCGGGCGCTCGGTGGTCGCGGAGATCATCTCCCCGGACCCGCGCCTGGGGGATGACGTGGTGGCCGGCCTGGACACGGAGGAGCTGGAGGCGCTAAAGATCGCTCTGGATGCGGTCGATCGCGAACTGCGGCGGCTCCCCGACTGA
- a CDS encoding alpha/beta fold hydrolase produces MSNDAPSTDFTLSGHGGDLVGRAWDLADARWIAVLAHGYGEHVGRYAWVAARLRDAGAAVYAADHVGHGRSDGERVLIEDFEPVVADLDLVVGHARDQHPELPIVLIGHSLGGMIAARYTQVHPESLVATVLSGPVLGSWAIVDELLALEEIPPTPIDPAVLSRDPMVGSTYAEDDLVWHGDFKRPTLEAIQRSLRMITAAGTVGDHPLLYLHGEGDELVPLPASRAGLSALEGAATRVRTYPGARHEIFQETNRDEVLADVTAFVDEVLEARG; encoded by the coding sequence ATGAGCAACGACGCACCGTCCACGGACTTCACCCTCAGCGGCCACGGCGGCGACCTCGTCGGACGAGCCTGGGACCTCGCCGACGCGCGCTGGATCGCGGTGCTCGCCCACGGCTACGGGGAGCACGTCGGCCGCTATGCGTGGGTCGCCGCCCGGCTCCGCGACGCCGGTGCCGCGGTCTACGCCGCGGACCACGTCGGGCACGGTCGCAGCGACGGTGAACGCGTTCTGATCGAGGACTTCGAACCCGTCGTCGCGGACCTCGACCTCGTCGTGGGTCACGCCCGTGATCAGCACCCGGAGCTGCCGATCGTGCTCATCGGCCATTCACTGGGCGGGATGATCGCCGCGCGCTACACCCAGGTCCACCCCGAATCCCTGGTGGCGACAGTCCTGTCCGGACCGGTGCTCGGCTCCTGGGCGATCGTGGACGAGCTGCTCGCGCTGGAGGAGATCCCGCCGACCCCGATCGACCCGGCCGTCCTCTCCCGTGATCCCATGGTCGGCAGCACCTACGCCGAGGACGACCTGGTCTGGCACGGAGATTTCAAGCGCCCCACCCTCGAGGCCATCCAGCGGTCGCTGCGGATGATCACCGCCGCGGGCACGGTCGGGGACCATCCGCTGCTGTACCTGCACGGCGAGGGCGACGAGCTGGTGCCGCTGCCGGCGAGCCGAGCCGGGCTGTCGGCTCTCGAGGGCGCCGCCACGCGCGTGCGGACCTACCCCGGCGCGCGCCACGAGATCTTCCAGGAGACCAACCGCGACGAGGTGCTCGCGGACGTGACCGCCTTCGTGGACGAGGTGCTCGAGGCACGCGGCTGA
- a CDS encoding NADP-dependent oxidoreductase yields MRAIGVTRYGGPEALHEIDVPGEELEPGTLRVRVSAAAVSPTDIGVRSGARATTTQAEGPGDVPGMDVAGIVAELGADGEAGLAVGDRVVGIVTPSGAHGAYREEIVLPVGSVVRAPSGASDAEAATLPMNALTARHALDLLALEAGQTLAVTGAAGTLGGYLIQLARADGLTVVADAAEQDEELVRTLGADVVVRRGEDVAERIREVVPQGVDALADASIQSAQVLPAVADGSAVATFRGYRGEGERGLRVEPVMVHDVAEEREMLASLRDLAEQGVLTLRVADVLPAAEASEAHRRLEAGGVRGRLVLDLTA; encoded by the coding sequence ATGCGAGCCATCGGAGTGACACGGTACGGAGGCCCTGAGGCCCTGCACGAGATCGACGTCCCCGGCGAGGAGCTCGAGCCCGGGACCCTCCGGGTACGGGTGAGCGCTGCAGCGGTGAGCCCCACCGACATCGGGGTGCGAAGCGGAGCTCGCGCGACCACGACGCAGGCGGAGGGGCCCGGAGACGTCCCCGGCATGGACGTCGCCGGGATCGTCGCGGAGCTCGGGGCGGACGGCGAGGCCGGTCTGGCCGTCGGCGACCGCGTGGTCGGCATCGTCACGCCCTCCGGCGCCCACGGCGCCTACCGCGAGGAGATCGTGCTGCCGGTGGGATCGGTGGTCCGGGCCCCATCGGGTGCCTCGGACGCGGAGGCTGCGACGCTGCCGATGAACGCGCTCACCGCACGACACGCTCTGGACCTGCTCGCCCTGGAGGCGGGGCAGACCCTGGCCGTGACCGGCGCGGCGGGCACCCTCGGCGGGTACCTGATCCAGCTGGCGCGGGCCGACGGGCTCACGGTGGTCGCCGATGCGGCGGAGCAGGACGAGGAGCTGGTCCGCACCCTCGGGGCCGACGTCGTCGTGCGCCGCGGGGAGGACGTCGCCGAGCGGATCCGCGAGGTCGTGCCGCAGGGTGTCGACGCATTGGCCGACGCGTCCATCCAGTCCGCGCAGGTGCTGCCGGCCGTCGCCGACGGCAGTGCGGTGGCCACCTTCCGCGGTTACCGGGGCGAGGGCGAGCGTGGACTGCGCGTCGAACCCGTCATGGTCCACGACGTCGCGGAGGAACGCGAGATGCTCGCCTCCCTGCGCGACCTCGCCGAGCAGGGAGTGCTCACCCTGCGCGTGGCCGACGTGCTGCCTGCGGCCGAGGCCTCCGAGGCGCACCGCCGGCTCGAGGCCGGAGGCGTCCGTGGGCGGCTCGTGCTGGACCTCACGGCCTGA